In Humulus lupulus chromosome 6, drHumLupu1.1, whole genome shotgun sequence, a single genomic region encodes these proteins:
- the LOC133783584 gene encoding uncharacterized protein LOC133783584: protein MYLVAGFCYDIRNKLFYNTTTSCYMGKFDWLLYHQLDLQRHPIIRMYTIMFRLCRQPSYWITFFLIVAAGMGPILAIKFFRYTYRPSKINTLQQAECLGGPILSLGNIEPQARSIEKDVTPFSITQPKNRNPVYEPLLSEIQFMNPYYQIQPKNPGDVYALSAGYKTEELEQDSMHRLFECSIDVLANIDQVSSVKYLASVLLLLLGVSTIGVPSLLAQNGHHLLHG, encoded by the exons CTCTTTTACAATACTACAACATCTTGCTATATGGGGAAATTTGATTGGCTTTTATATCATCAACTGGATCTTCAGCGCCATCCCATCATCAGGATGTATACAATTATGTTTCGCTTGTGTAGACAACCGTCTTATTGGATAACTTTCTTT CTCATAGTTGCAGCAGGGATGGGTCCGATTCTTGCTATAAAGTTCTTCCGGTACACGTATAGACCAAGTAAAATCAATACGCTTCAGCAGGCTGAATGTTTGGGTGGACCTATTCTGTCACTGGGCAACATTGAGCCCCAAGCAAGATCAATAGAGAAAGATGTTACTCCTTTTTCCATAACTCAACCCAAGAACAGAAATCCAGTTTATGAACCCCTATTATCAGAAATCCAGTTTATGAACCCCTATTATCAGATTCAACCCAAGAAC CCTGGAGATGTTTATGCTCTTTCTGCTGGTTACAAG acGGAAGAACTTGAGCAGGACTCGATGCACAGACTTTTTGAATGCTCCATTGATGTACTTGCGAATATTGATCAGGTTTCCTCTGTTAAG TATCTAGCTTCTGTTCTGCTTCTACTTCTGGGGGTCTCTACTATTGGAGTACCAAGCTTGCTGGCCCAAAATGGTCACCATTTGCTTCATGGATAA